A window of Psychromonas sp. CNPT3 contains these coding sequences:
- a CDS encoding isochorismate synthase — MRAALENFAITMGNTPTSNISISIQALPLLPILKAQQNIFPAIYWHDKEQQQNLLCFGAIETHQQIPDVKNDALYIGGLAFHEKVTQWNDFPGTLFIRPAIVFKKENNKYSLTCHFNGTFSIQQCLHLLNKLQPPRALHKMANSIVSRQDIPSKHKWEELVKQASLCQDKISKVVLSRQSTLQCKNIINSTDLLHQYQQANVNNFLFSFQFSDKHVFIGCSPERLFSKHKQQLTTEALAGTVARGKTPDEDKQRSQQLLNDKKIKRENTLVQNFIVSGLQCLNAQVQCELPYVMQLHKVQHLCVPIHATLNPQTTTKKLLETLHPTPAVAGLPKKLALQFIEDHESYPRGWYAGTVGYIDAHKSDFSVAIRSALIANKSIKLFAGAGIVKGSKARQEWQELDHKIQTILTLLAT, encoded by the coding sequence ATGCGTGCTGCATTAGAAAATTTTGCTATTACAATGGGGAACACCCCTACATCAAATATATCAATTTCTATTCAAGCGCTACCATTGTTACCTATTCTCAAAGCACAACAGAACATTTTCCCTGCTATATATTGGCATGATAAAGAGCAACAACAAAATCTGCTTTGTTTTGGCGCGATTGAAACTCATCAACAGATCCCAGACGTAAAAAACGATGCTTTATATATCGGTGGATTAGCTTTTCATGAAAAAGTGACACAATGGAATGATTTTCCAGGTACTCTTTTTATTCGCCCTGCCATCGTTTTTAAAAAAGAAAATAATAAATACTCTTTAACCTGTCACTTTAATGGGACATTTAGCATTCAACAGTGTTTACATCTATTAAATAAATTACAACCTCCAAGAGCTCTACACAAAATGGCGAATAGTATTGTTTCGCGTCAAGATATTCCCTCAAAACATAAATGGGAAGAGCTCGTTAAACAGGCAAGTCTCTGTCAGGATAAAATATCCAAAGTTGTTTTATCAAGACAAAGTACCTTACAATGCAAAAACATCATCAATAGCACTGATTTACTCCATCAATACCAGCAAGCCAACGTCAATAACTTTCTCTTTAGTTTTCAATTTTCCGATAAACACGTCTTTATTGGATGCTCTCCAGAGCGCCTGTTTAGTAAACATAAGCAACAATTAACAACAGAGGCACTTGCAGGAACGGTAGCCCGCGGTAAAACACCAGACGAAGATAAGCAACGCTCACAACAATTGCTGAACGATAAAAAAATTAAAAGAGAAAACACTTTGGTACAAAACTTTATTGTGAGTGGGCTGCAATGCCTCAATGCACAAGTGCAGTGCGAATTACCCTATGTGATGCAATTACATAAAGTGCAGCACCTTTGTGTACCCATTCACGCCACCTTAAACCCACAAACGACAACAAAAAAACTATTAGAAACGCTACATCCAACCCCTGCTGTTGCCGGGTTACCCAAAAAATTAGCATTACAATTTATCGAAGATCATGAATCTTATCCACGAGGCTGGTATGCTGGTACGGTAGGTTATATTGACGCGCACAAAAGTGATTTTAGTGTGGCAATCCGAAGTGCCTTAATTGCCAATAAAAGCATTAAATTATTTGCAGGGGCAGGGATTGTTAAAGGCTCAAAAGCCCGCCAAGAATGGCAAGAACTCGATCATAAAATCCAGACTATTTTAACCCTTTTAGCGACATAA
- a CDS encoding YheU family protein encodes MQINYQDLETETLHNLIEHFILREGTDYGEHEISLSEKRQQVLRQLKMGDILILYSELHESITLIHKNQLNENKY; translated from the coding sequence GTGCAAATAAATTACCAAGATTTAGAAACAGAAACACTACATAACTTAATCGAACACTTTATTTTGCGAGAAGGAACCGATTATGGGGAGCATGAAATAAGCTTAAGTGAAAAAAGACAACAAGTACTACGCCAACTGAAAATGGGCGATATTCTTATTCTTTATTCAGAGCTACATGAAAGCATTACTTTGATCCATAAAAACCAACTAAATGAAAATAAATATTAA
- the fusA gene encoding elongation factor G, with the protein MTDLSKYRNIGIFAHVDAGKTTTTERILKLTGQIHKTGEVHDGESTTDFMEQEAERGITIQSAAVSCFWKEHRLNVIDTPGHVDFTVEVYRSLKVLDGGIGVFCGSGGVEPQSETNWRYANDSKVARIIFVNKLDRIGADFYRVVKQTETVLGANPLIMVLPIGIEDKFVGVVDLLTRKAWIWDDTGLPENYEVTDVPADMVDKVEEYRELLLDTALEQDDDLLEAYMEGEEPSIEDIKRCIRKGTRTLEFFPTYCGSAFKNKGVQNILDAVVDYLPAPNEVDPQPLTDEEGEPTGEHAIVSENETFKALAFKITDDRFGALTFVRIYSGTLKKGDTIMNAATGKTERVGRMCEMQADDRNELTSAKAGDIIAIVGMKTNVQTGHTLCDPKHPVILEAMVFPNPVISISVTPKDKGSTEKMGIAIGKMVAEDPTFKVETDIDSGETILSGMGELHLDIKVDILKRTYGVDLIVGEPQVAYRETITQEIEDSYTHKKQSGGSGQFGKIDYTIKPGEPGTGFVFTSVVTGGNVPKEFFPAIEKGFKGMMDTGVLAGFPVLDVEIVLTDGGFHAVDSSAVAFELAARGAFRQSIPKAGAQLLEPIMAVDVFTPDDHVGDVIGDLSRRRGMIAGQEAGVSGVRIKADVPLSEMFGYIGSLRTMTSGRGQFSMEFKNYMPCPSSIAEGVIEKVKEEKAAGKK; encoded by the coding sequence ATGACAGACTTATCTAAATACAGAAATATTGGTATTTTCGCGCATGTTGATGCGGGTAAAACCACGACGACCGAACGTATCCTTAAATTGACTGGCCAAATCCATAAAACGGGTGAAGTACATGATGGCGAATCAACTACTGATTTCATGGAACAGGAAGCTGAGCGCGGTATTACTATCCAGTCTGCTGCTGTAAGCTGTTTTTGGAAAGAGCACCGTTTAAACGTTATCGATACTCCTGGACACGTTGATTTCACAGTTGAAGTTTACCGTTCATTAAAAGTACTTGATGGCGGTATCGGTGTATTCTGTGGATCTGGTGGTGTTGAACCTCAATCAGAAACTAACTGGCGTTACGCGAATGACTCAAAAGTAGCACGTATCATTTTCGTAAATAAATTAGACCGTATCGGTGCTGATTTTTACCGTGTAGTTAAACAAACAGAAACAGTACTTGGTGCTAACCCATTAATCATGGTATTGCCAATCGGTATTGAAGATAAGTTTGTTGGTGTTGTTGATTTGCTTACTCGTAAAGCATGGATATGGGATGACACAGGTCTTCCAGAAAACTATGAAGTAACTGATGTTCCTGCGGACATGGTTGATAAAGTAGAAGAATACCGTGAGCTACTACTTGATACTGCTCTTGAGCAAGATGATGACTTATTAGAAGCGTACATGGAAGGTGAAGAGCCTTCTATTGAAGATATCAAACGTTGTATCCGTAAAGGTACACGTACATTAGAATTCTTCCCTACGTACTGTGGTTCTGCATTCAAAAACAAAGGTGTACAAAACATCCTTGATGCTGTTGTTGATTACCTACCGGCTCCAAATGAAGTTGATCCTCAGCCACTTACAGATGAAGAAGGCGAACCTACGGGTGAGCACGCTATCGTTTCTGAAAACGAAACATTTAAAGCGTTAGCATTTAAAATTACTGATGACCGTTTTGGTGCACTTACTTTCGTACGTATCTACTCAGGTACACTTAAGAAAGGTGATACGATCATGAATGCTGCTACAGGTAAAACTGAGCGTGTTGGTCGTATGTGTGAAATGCAAGCAGATGATCGTAACGAGCTTACTTCAGCAAAAGCGGGTGATATCATCGCTATCGTTGGTATGAAAACTAACGTACAAACAGGTCACACATTATGTGATCCAAAACACCCTGTTATTCTTGAAGCAATGGTGTTCCCTAACCCAGTTATCTCTATCTCTGTAACGCCTAAAGATAAAGGTTCAACTGAGAAAATGGGTATTGCTATCGGTAAAATGGTTGCAGAAGATCCAACGTTTAAAGTTGAAACTGATATCGATTCAGGCGAAACAATCCTGTCTGGTATGGGTGAGCTTCACTTAGATATCAAAGTAGATATCTTAAAACGTACTTATGGTGTTGATTTGATCGTTGGCGAGCCTCAAGTTGCTTACCGTGAAACAATCACACAAGAAATCGAAGATTCATACACACATAAGAAACAGTCTGGTGGTTCTGGTCAATTTGGTAAAATTGATTACACTATCAAACCAGGTGAGCCTGGTACTGGTTTCGTATTCACATCAGTAGTTACTGGTGGTAACGTACCTAAAGAGTTCTTCCCAGCGATTGAGAAAGGCTTTAAAGGCATGATGGATACAGGTGTTCTAGCTGGCTTCCCAGTACTAGACGTTGAAATCGTACTTACCGATGGTGGCTTCCACGCCGTGGATTCATCTGCAGTAGCATTTGAACTTGCAGCACGTGGTGCATTCCGTCAGTCTATCCCTAAAGCGGGTGCACAACTTCTTGAGCCAATCATGGCTGTAGATGTATTTACTCCAGATGATCACGTTGGTGATGTTATCGGTGATCTTAGTCGTCGTCGTGGCATGATCGCAGGTCAAGAAGCTGGCGTATCGGGTGTTCGTATTAAAGCTGATGTACCTCTTTCTGAAATGTTTGGTTATATCGGTAGCTTACGTACAATGACATCAGGTCGTGGTCAGTTCTCTATGGAGTTCAAAAACTACATGCCTTGTCCAAGCAGTATTGCCGAAGGCGTTATTGAAAAAGTAAAAGAAGAAAAAGCTGCAGGTAAAAAATAA
- a CDS encoding peroxiredoxin C encodes MVLVTKKAPDFTAAAVLGNGEIVDSFNFAEFTKGKEAVVFFYPLDFTFVCPSELIAFDKRFGEFQARGVEVIGISIDSQFSHNAWRNTAINDGGIGAVQYPLVADVKHEICQAYGVEFAEAGVALRGSFLIDKNGVVRHQVVNDLPLGRDIDEMLRMVDALQFHEEHGEVCPAQWSKDKAGMDASPAGVAKYLSENADAL; translated from the coding sequence ATGGTATTAGTAACAAAAAAAGCACCAGACTTCACAGCTGCAGCTGTACTTGGCAATGGCGAAATCGTAGATAGCTTTAACTTTGCAGAATTTACAAAAGGTAAAGAAGCGGTTGTATTTTTCTACCCTCTTGATTTCACTTTTGTATGTCCATCTGAATTAATCGCTTTTGATAAACGTTTTGGTGAATTCCAAGCACGTGGTGTTGAAGTAATTGGTATTTCAATTGATTCACAGTTCTCGCATAATGCATGGCGTAACACTGCTATCAATGATGGCGGTATTGGTGCTGTTCAGTATCCTCTTGTTGCTGATGTAAAACATGAAATCTGCCAAGCATACGGTGTTGAGTTTGCTGAAGCAGGTGTTGCATTACGTGGTTCTTTCTTAATTGATAAAAACGGTGTAGTTCGCCATCAAGTTGTTAATGATCTGCCTCTTGGTCGTGATATTGATGAAATGTTACGTATGGTTGATGCTCTACAGTTCCATGAAGAGCACGGTGAAGTTTGTCCTGCACAATGGTCTAAAGACAAAGCAGGCATGGATGCAAGCCCAGCGGGTGTTGCTAAATATCTCAGCGAAAATGCAGACGCTTTATAA
- a CDS encoding c-type cytochrome: MQKYIYTILILLLPMSVFAGDINLGKEKSAMCVSCHGVEGVSMVPIYPNLKGQKEAYLVGALKAYKSGDRKAGMAAIMAGQAMALTAQDIDNLAAYYSSLK; the protein is encoded by the coding sequence ATGCAAAAATATATATACACAATATTAATATTACTCCTCCCAATGTCTGTTTTCGCAGGAGATATTAATTTAGGTAAAGAAAAATCGGCCATGTGTGTAAGTTGTCATGGGGTGGAAGGGGTATCAATGGTACCTATATATCCTAATTTAAAAGGGCAAAAAGAAGCTTATCTTGTTGGCGCTTTAAAGGCTTATAAATCGGGTGATCGTAAAGCGGGAATGGCGGCTATTATGGCGGGACAAGCAATGGCTTTAACGGCGCAAGACATTGATAATTTAGCTGCTTATTACAGTTCATTAAAATAG
- the menA gene encoding 1,4-dihydroxy-2-naphthoate octaprenyltransferase, whose protein sequence is MNKFSVWISVLRLRTLPLASSSIIISGAIALQLHIFNIFIFILSLSTALLLQILSNLANDYGDAKTGADTELRLGPQRAMQKGDISQKSMEKAIISTLGFTLISGFSLLLLALGDDVFSWMLFLGLGVLAIVASITYTMGRYPYGYRAMGDISVFLFFGLLGVLGGFYLYDLSFNSMAIYPACSIGLFSAAVLNINNLRDFEADKRANKITLVVLLGRDLAFKYHLCLICMAPLLSIGYILSLEEAHLWQYIFLLVISPLIKTAIALHRTLQDIPKNGLIFNEQLKNTALTTFVFSLLFALAVIPQ, encoded by the coding sequence ATGAATAAATTTTCTGTTTGGATCAGCGTACTACGCTTACGAACTTTACCACTGGCAAGCTCTTCTATTATTATTTCCGGCGCGATTGCGTTGCAACTGCATATTTTTAATATTTTCATTTTCATTTTATCGCTAAGTACTGCGTTGTTATTGCAGATATTATCGAATTTAGCCAATGATTATGGCGATGCAAAAACGGGTGCGGATACGGAATTACGTTTAGGTCCTCAGCGCGCAATGCAAAAAGGCGATATATCACAAAAAAGCATGGAAAAAGCCATAATCAGCACCTTGGGGTTTACATTAATTTCAGGTTTTAGTTTGTTGTTGTTAGCTTTAGGTGATGATGTTTTTAGTTGGATGTTATTTTTAGGGCTAGGCGTACTGGCGATTGTGGCGTCGATAACTTATACCATGGGACGATATCCTTATGGTTACCGCGCAATGGGGGATATTTCTGTTTTTCTTTTTTTTGGTTTACTCGGCGTACTCGGTGGCTTTTATTTGTATGATTTGAGTTTTAATAGCATGGCGATTTATCCCGCCTGTAGTATCGGCTTATTTTCGGCAGCTGTTTTAAATATTAATAATCTGCGCGACTTTGAAGCGGACAAAAGAGCCAATAAGATTACACTTGTGGTGTTATTAGGGAGAGATTTAGCGTTTAAATACCATTTATGCTTAATTTGTATGGCGCCATTATTGTCTATCGGTTATATTCTCAGTTTAGAAGAGGCGCATCTTTGGCAATATATCTTTTTATTGGTAATAAGCCCCTTAATCAAAACAGCAATCGCATTGCATAGAACGTTGCAAGATATTCCTAAAAATGGCCTCATTTTTAATGAGCAGTTAAAAAACACTGCATTAACAACCTTTGTATTTTCACTTTTATTTGCATTAGCAGTGATCCCACAATAA
- the crp gene encoding cAMP-activated global transcriptional regulator CRP, with translation MIITKPQTDPTLEWFLSHCHTHKYPAKSMLIHAGEKADTLYFIVKGSVAVVIKDEDGKEMILSYLNQGDFLGELGLFDKMEEPIRSASVKAKSACEVAEISYKKFNQLITVNPEILMRLSQQMANRLQITSQKVGNLAFLDVTGRIANTLLDLAKQPDAMTHPDGMQIKITRQEIGQIVGCSRETVGRILKMLEEQGLISAHGKTIVVFGTR, from the coding sequence ATGATAATCACAAAACCTCAAACCGATCCTACGTTAGAATGGTTTTTATCTCACTGTCACACCCATAAATACCCAGCCAAAAGCATGCTTATCCATGCAGGTGAAAAAGCAGACACTCTTTACTTCATCGTGAAAGGCTCTGTTGCCGTTGTTATTAAAGATGAAGACGGTAAAGAAATGATTTTATCTTACCTAAATCAAGGTGATTTTTTAGGTGAACTAGGCCTTTTTGATAAAATGGAAGAGCCTATTCGTAGTGCTTCTGTTAAAGCTAAATCAGCTTGTGAAGTGGCCGAAATATCTTATAAAAAATTCAATCAATTGATCACAGTTAACCCTGAGATCTTAATGCGTTTATCACAACAAATGGCAAACCGCTTACAAATTACGAGCCAAAAAGTAGGTAATCTTGCTTTCTTAGACGTAACCGGACGTATTGCAAATACGCTGCTTGATCTTGCGAAACAACCAGATGCAATGACTCATCCCGATGGCATGCAAATCAAGATCACTCGTCAAGAAATTGGCCAAATTGTAGGTTGTTCTCGCGAAACAGTAGGCCGAATTCTAAAAATGCTAGAAGAGCAGGGTCTTATTTCTGCACACGGTAAAACAATCGTTGTCTTTGGTACCCGCTAA
- the menH gene encoding 2-succinyl-6-hydroxy-2,4-cyclohexadiene-1-carboxylate synthase: MPLFSQQYGDSNKPTLIFLHGFLGNNHDWDPIVTHLKAHFYCVCIDLPGHGKSIVQESEDGNGFTHCHKLIKQVISTLNIQAYSFIGYSMGGRIALDYARTQNDQRLKHLFLESTHNGLISQTDKEQRFIHDAQWAKRFATEPLHETLSAWYEQDIFKDLSYPDKKIMVDRRFDNYGVPLASMLLAVSLGKQHNALDFLQNTTLPIYYFFGENDAKFKDISLAFTAIKNIKRTEFIGAGHNIHLHSPLTYANLIIECLHGNKLNAM; encoded by the coding sequence ATGCCTCTATTTAGTCAGCAATACGGTGATAGCAACAAACCAACGCTCATTTTTTTACATGGTTTTTTAGGTAATAACCACGATTGGGATCCCATTGTGACGCACCTTAAAGCGCATTTTTATTGTGTTTGTATTGATCTTCCTGGACATGGAAAGTCGATAGTACAAGAAAGTGAAGATGGTAATGGCTTTACACATTGTCATAAACTGATAAAACAGGTCATCAGCACGCTAAATATACAAGCATATAGCTTTATTGGTTACTCCATGGGGGGGCGCATTGCACTTGATTACGCTCGCACTCAAAATGATCAACGTTTAAAACATCTTTTTCTTGAATCCACTCATAATGGATTAATCTCTCAAACCGACAAAGAGCAACGCTTTATTCATGATGCACAATGGGCAAAACGTTTTGCGACAGAGCCTCTTCATGAAACTTTATCGGCATGGTACGAACAAGATATTTTTAAAGATCTTAGCTATCCAGACAAAAAAATCATGGTCGATAGACGCTTTGATAATTATGGAGTCCCCTTAGCTTCCATGCTTTTAGCAGTTAGTTTAGGAAAACAACATAATGCCTTGGATTTTTTACAAAATACCACCCTCCCAATTTATTATTTTTTCGGTGAAAACGATGCCAAATTTAAAGACATAAGTTTAGCGTTTACCGCCATAAAAAATATTAAACGCACGGAGTTTATAGGGGCTGGACACAACATTCATTTACACTCCCCTTTAACGTATGCCAATTTAATTATTGAATGTTTACATGGAAATAAATTAAACGCCATGTAG
- the menD gene encoding 2-succinyl-5-enolpyruvyl-6-hydroxy-3-cyclohexene-1-carboxylic-acid synthase has product MAKFTDNTSNINLLWAKLCIEELVRHGVTDFCIAPGSRSTPLTLMAAANKNVHIHLHFDERGLGFLALGLSVASLKSVAIITTSGTAVANLYPAIIEAKQSNINLIVLSADRPPELLDCGANQAIDQHRIFSHYPLFFAQIPTPTLAISPNFLLTTLHQGLQLQQQQCGPIHFNFSFAAPFYPQDDASNYHDYLAPLQHWLNDTKPFTQRPNMQSDLVEHVDISHKKVLIVMARMKNKEESTDIAHFAAKMHYPLLADIQSSQAGNLTNLCAYDLLITQNNWLTLLQEADIVIQFGEQLLSTNLSQFIASFSGQYWLVADSTQRIDALHRVNFRFNCSPIQWLKKYSPITLPLDADWLKRIKEQHNRLHKYILQPFVSNLGLSEIGVVGALDKLLIENSPLFIGNSMPIRLADMFMPTQRCQIYSNRGASGIDGIIASAIGVAKHKKLTSTLLIGDTSFLYDLNSLALLKQLSTPFIIIVLNNDGGSIFNLLPVPNAQKRDFYQLPHGLDFRASCQQFSIAYYCPNSLEIFSENYQSALQGSISLIEIQIENKQCVQQIKQLKELINDASI; this is encoded by the coding sequence ATGGCGAAATTCACCGACAATACTTCGAATATCAATTTATTATGGGCAAAACTGTGCATCGAAGAATTGGTTCGCCATGGCGTAACTGATTTTTGTATTGCGCCGGGATCACGCTCAACGCCGCTAACATTAATGGCAGCAGCTAACAAAAACGTACACATACACCTGCATTTTGATGAGCGTGGTTTAGGATTTTTAGCGCTAGGGTTAAGTGTTGCAAGTCTAAAGAGTGTCGCCATTATCACCACATCGGGCACCGCAGTTGCTAATTTATATCCCGCCATCATAGAAGCAAAGCAAAGTAACATTAACCTTATTGTGTTATCCGCTGATAGACCTCCCGAATTACTCGATTGTGGTGCAAATCAAGCGATTGACCAACACCGTATATTTTCTCATTATCCACTTTTCTTTGCGCAAATTCCTACTCCAACACTTGCGATCAGCCCCAATTTTTTATTAACAACCCTGCACCAAGGTTTGCAATTACAGCAACAGCAATGTGGCCCGATTCATTTTAACTTTTCTTTTGCGGCGCCTTTTTACCCGCAAGACGATGCTTCTAATTACCACGATTATTTAGCGCCCTTGCAACACTGGCTAAACGATACCAAACCTTTTACGCAAAGACCAAACATGCAAAGCGACCTTGTTGAACATGTCGACATCAGCCATAAAAAAGTATTGATCGTGATGGCGCGCATGAAAAATAAAGAAGAAAGCACAGATATCGCTCATTTTGCAGCAAAGATGCACTATCCCTTGCTTGCCGATATACAATCTTCGCAAGCAGGTAACTTAACTAACTTATGCGCTTATGATCTACTGATCACACAAAATAACTGGCTAACATTATTACAAGAAGCCGATATCGTCATACAATTTGGAGAGCAATTGCTAAGTACAAACTTATCCCAATTTATCGCCTCCTTTAGCGGTCAATATTGGCTTGTTGCTGACTCAACACAGCGTATTGATGCACTACATCGGGTCAACTTTCGTTTTAATTGCAGCCCAATACAATGGCTTAAAAAATATAGCCCCATCACTCTCCCTCTTGATGCTGATTGGTTAAAACGCATCAAAGAGCAACATAATCGATTACATAAATACATCCTACAACCTTTTGTAAGCAACCTTGGCTTAAGTGAAATAGGGGTTGTGGGTGCATTAGATAAATTGTTAATTGAAAATTCGCCCTTATTTATTGGTAATAGTATGCCTATCCGCCTCGCTGATATGTTCATGCCAACCCAGCGTTGCCAAATTTACAGCAACCGCGGTGCCAGCGGCATTGATGGGATCATCGCCAGTGCTATCGGCGTTGCGAAACACAAAAAATTAACGAGCACACTGTTAATTGGTGATACCTCTTTTTTATATGATCTTAATTCTTTAGCGCTATTGAAACAATTAAGTACACCTTTTATTATTATTGTCCTTAATAATGATGGCGGATCTATTTTTAATCTACTGCCCGTTCCCAATGCCCAAAAAAGAGACTTTTATCAGTTACCACATGGGCTAGATTTTAGGGCAAGTTGCCAGCAATTTTCGATAGCGTATTATTGCCCCAATAGCCTAGAAATATTTTCTGAAAATTATCAAAGCGCCCTACAAGGTTCGATCTCTCTTATTGAGATACAAATTGAAAATAAGCAATGCGTACAACAAATTAAGCAACTCAAGGAGTTAATCAACGATGCCTCTATTTAG
- the menB gene encoding 1,4-dihydroxy-2-naphthoyl-CoA synthase, with amino-acid sequence MTDVDFYAPISWQKSELNFSDILYHKADGIAKITINRPQVRNAFRPHTVNEMMQALQDARYDASIGVIILTGAGPLAFCSGGDQSIRGDSGYKDEMGGGMHLNVLDLQRQIRTCPKPIIAMVAGYAVGGGHVLHMMCDLTIAADNAKFGQTGPKVGSFDGGWGASYMARIVGQKKAREIWFLCRMYDAQEALDMGLVNTVVPLDFLEKETVKWCREILQNSPMALRCLKAALNADCDGQAGLQELAGNATMLFYMTEEGQEGRNAFNEKRKPDFSPFARNP; translated from the coding sequence ATGACTGATGTAGATTTTTATGCGCCAATTAGTTGGCAAAAAAGTGAATTAAATTTTAGTGATATTCTTTACCATAAAGCAGATGGCATCGCTAAAATAACCATTAATCGCCCACAAGTACGTAATGCTTTTCGCCCGCACACTGTGAATGAGATGATGCAAGCCTTACAAGATGCACGTTACGATGCATCCATTGGCGTTATCATTTTAACGGGCGCAGGCCCCCTTGCTTTTTGCTCTGGAGGCGACCAAAGTATTCGTGGCGATAGCGGTTATAAAGATGAGATGGGAGGCGGAATGCACCTTAATGTTTTAGATTTACAACGCCAAATTCGCACTTGCCCTAAACCTATTATTGCAATGGTTGCCGGTTATGCCGTCGGCGGTGGACACGTTTTACATATGATGTGCGATTTAACTATCGCGGCTGACAATGCGAAATTTGGTCAAACAGGGCCTAAAGTGGGATCTTTTGATGGGGGATGGGGCGCAAGTTATATGGCACGTATCGTCGGTCAGAAAAAAGCACGTGAGATCTGGTTCTTATGCCGCATGTACGACGCTCAAGAAGCCTTAGATATGGGGCTGGTCAATACGGTAGTGCCTTTAGACTTCCTTGAAAAAGAAACGGTAAAATGGTGCAGAGAGATACTCCAAAATAGTCCAATGGCACTGCGATGCTTGAAGGCTGCACTCAATGCAGATTGTGATGGACAAGCGGGCCTGCAAGAGCTCGCAGGTAATGCAACTATGCTCTTTTATATGACAGAAGAGGGTCAAGAGGGGCGTAATGCCTTTAATGAAAAACGTAAACCTGATTTTAGCCCTTTTGCCCGCAACCCATAA